A genome region from Macaca fascicularis isolate 582-1 chromosome 3, T2T-MFA8v1.1 includes the following:
- the PRSS2 gene encoding trypsin-2 isoform X2: MHMRETNVFTLKKGRSAPLVFHPPDALIAAPFDDDDKIVGGYTCEENSVPYQVSLNSGYHFCGGSLINEQWVVSAAHCYKTRIQVRLGEHNIEVLEGTEQFINAAKIIRHPDYDRKTLNNDILLIKLSSPAVINARVSTISLPTAPPAAGAEALISGWGNTLSSGADYPDELQCLEAPVLSQAECEASYPGKITSNMFCVGFLEGGKDSCQGDSGGPVVSNGQLQGIVSWGYGCAQKNRPGVYTKVYNYVDWIRDTIAANS; encoded by the exons ATGCACATGAGAGAGACAAATGTCTTCACATTGAAGAAGGGGAGGAGTGCGCCACTGGTTTTCCATCCTCCAGATGCACTGA TTGCTGCCCCCTTTGACGATGATGACAAGATCGTTGGGGGCTACACCTGTGAAGAGAATTCTGTCCCCTACCAGGTGTCTCTGAATTCTGGCTACCACTTCTGTGGTGGCTCCCTCATAAACGAACAGTGGGTGGTGTCAGCAGCTCACTGCTACAAGAC CCGCATCCAGGTGAGACTGGGAGAGCACAACATCGAAGTCCTGGAGGGGACTGAGCAGTTCATCAATGCAGCCAAGATCATCCGCCACCCAGATTACGACAGGAAAACTCTGAACAATGACATCCTGCTGATCAAGCTCTCCTCACCTGCCGTCATCAATGCCCGTGTGTCCACCATCTCTCTGCCCACTGCCCCTCCAGCTGCTGGCGCCGAGGCCCTCATCTCTGGCTGGGGCAACACTCTGAGCTCTGGCG CCGACTACCCAGATGAGCTGCAGTGCCTGGAAGCGCCTGTGCTGTCCCAGGCTGAGTGTGAAGCCTCCTACCCTGGAAAGATTACCAGCAACATGTTCTGTGTGGGCTTCCTTGAAGGAGGCAAGGATTCCTGCCAG GGTGACTCTGGTGGCCCTGTGGTCTCCAATGGACAGCTCCAAGGAATTGTCTCCTGGGGCTATGGCTGTGCCCAGAAGAACAGGCCTGGAGTCTACACCAAGGTCTACAACTATGTGGACTGGATTAGGGACACCATAGCTGCCAACAGCTAA
- the PRSS2 gene encoding trypsin-2 isoform X1, with product MNPLLILAFVGVAVAAPFDDDDKIVGGYTCEENSVPYQVSLNSGYHFCGGSLINEQWVVSAAHCYKTRIQVRLGEHNIEVLEGTEQFINAAKIIRHPDYDRKTLNNDILLIKLSSPAVINARVSTISLPTAPPAAGAEALISGWGNTLSSGADYPDELQCLEAPVLSQAECEASYPGKITSNMFCVGFLEGGKDSCQGDSGGPVVSNGQLQGIVSWGYGCAQKNRPGVYTKVYNYVDWIRDTIAANS from the exons ATGAATCCACTCCTGATCCTTGCCTTTGTGGGAGTTGCTG TTGCTGCCCCCTTTGACGATGATGACAAGATCGTTGGGGGCTACACCTGTGAAGAGAATTCTGTCCCCTACCAGGTGTCTCTGAATTCTGGCTACCACTTCTGTGGTGGCTCCCTCATAAACGAACAGTGGGTGGTGTCAGCAGCTCACTGCTACAAGAC CCGCATCCAGGTGAGACTGGGAGAGCACAACATCGAAGTCCTGGAGGGGACTGAGCAGTTCATCAATGCAGCCAAGATCATCCGCCACCCAGATTACGACAGGAAAACTCTGAACAATGACATCCTGCTGATCAAGCTCTCCTCACCTGCCGTCATCAATGCCCGTGTGTCCACCATCTCTCTGCCCACTGCCCCTCCAGCTGCTGGCGCCGAGGCCCTCATCTCTGGCTGGGGCAACACTCTGAGCTCTGGCG CCGACTACCCAGATGAGCTGCAGTGCCTGGAAGCGCCTGTGCTGTCCCAGGCTGAGTGTGAAGCCTCCTACCCTGGAAAGATTACCAGCAACATGTTCTGTGTGGGCTTCCTTGAAGGAGGCAAGGATTCCTGCCAG GGTGACTCTGGTGGCCCTGTGGTCTCCAATGGACAGCTCCAAGGAATTGTCTCCTGGGGCTATGGCTGTGCCCAGAAGAACAGGCCTGGAGTCTACACCAAGGTCTACAACTATGTGGACTGGATTAGGGACACCATAGCTGCCAACAGCTAA